TGAGCGGCGATAAATGGGAAGAAATCAAAGAATTTTTATGGCGATTTTTTGTGAGCACAAACCCAAGAGATTGAGAACCTTAAATAGACCTCTAATAAGGATGAATTTGAGTTTGATTTGAGCTTTGATTCTTAGTATTTTTAGGATTATGGATCGGAGAAGGAAGAAAACTCTTCAAGAGTTTCTTCTGCATTTTTTCCCTACTTCCCACTATAACTCCAGCACGTGCAACGCACATGCtgccttatttctttttttttaaaaaaaaatcctgctTTAAGATTTGGGTTGGGATATTACAAGAAATTTCTTCACTCTCATCCTAAACCTTCTTTTAGGATGGTGACGGTCAATCCAAATTAATCCATTTTGAACTAGAGTCAGCAGGCCTAGTTGACTCCTATTTAAAAAtcagcaaaagaaaaaaagagaataggGCTCGGAAAAGAGGAACGGTGATCGCAATTCTCTACCTAAGCTTTCACCATTGGGATTACGGGCATGATTAAGTTGCGGCCAGTGCAGATTTCGTAAGACTAGTACAAAATGGCCATCGACTATTGGATTGCTCACAACAACTACTAAGATCGTAAAATGGTAGAAACAACCTCGAGCTTATCCCCTTATAAAGCCTCTTCTTTAATTCCCCTCATTTCCTTACAATTAATCACCACTAAGCTTAGATTCTTCCCTTTCtccgttcttcctcctctctgATAGCCACCATGCCATCACAATCGAGCACCACCACCCCaccatagcaaaaaaaaaaaagcccgaaTCCCTCCCTTTATAACCTCTTTTGTCTCCCTTATTATGAGTTCCATCCATCATTTCACCCTTAAAAGCTACCACTTCCAACCGAGCTCTATTATCTTTGCCAATCCAATGGGCTCTCCACTTTCTCTTAATTTCTTTTTGCTAAGATTACGGCATGTTAACCCTTATTATTCTTTGCTTCATTTTTCATGCACACGCTAAAGTATCACTGCACAATAGAGCCGTGGCCATCTTGCCATTGGGTCATGCCTCTACAACCCCCCTCaccctcttctttctttctgggcATTTGACCCTTTGATTCGTGACTAATCGAGATCCTCTTTGGCTAATTTTCTAAGCTGATTTGGATCTTTTTGTCTCGATGCTCGCTATGCCACCATCAAACCACCATCCCTCTCTCCTCTTTGTCCTCTCTTTGAGATGACATGAGAAACCCCTATTTTACCATCCTATTTTATCGTGAAAGAAGAAACGGGGAGAAACCTACCCCTCGATACTATTTCTCCTCTTTAGAGTGGGTACTAGACCTAGACCTTCTCCTGATGGTCGGTGCAGTCAAACTAGATCAGGTCCCTGATTAGACCTTGATcaattttctctctattttctttttcttcttcgatTGAGAGCTAATGGTGTTAGTTATTTTAATCAGAGCCTTCAACTCTAGAGGATCGTTATGTCTAGGAAGCAAACCATACATCTAAGGCCGTTAATAGTCTTATCAGAAGAATCTTTGGATGTGGTCGACTTAGATAATAAGTTTTTTTAACCCTAGTAATTTTATAATAATGCGTGCCATATGTTTTGAACtaataattgaaaagaaaaatattcaaatatctaaattttgataattttaaaaaattatgcatattataaaaattatgcatGCCTATATAAAAGAGTACTtcaaaaattttggatcaagtataaATTCTTAATTTGGCATGATTATGCCAAAAAATAATTGTATGCATAATTGCAGAGTTGAAATGAGATGATATTCATGTTTTAATATTGTATGATATTTGAAAGAGATGGTTAATTACTACTTATTTAATTCCATACGATATTTGAGATGAAATGCTTGTCCTATTCTAGTATCACATTAaaataagatataaaattttggttGATATTGCTTATATTACAAGTATGCTTATTTCAtatatgagaaatcagattatcATGGatatcatgaaaatttttttgctttAATTATAATTTGAGTCTAGCCAACAAGACTGATCATTGACTATACATTAgaaactaattttttcttgatttaacCGGTCAGAGCGGACCACTGATAAAGCTAATTCTTTTGGACATAGTTAGTTACAACTGATCACTGACATATGCTAATAAATCATATGTTTTATTtctaagattaattttttttgccGTGTCATGGAGCGAAATATGGCTATCTAATTCAAAGCTAGAAGTTTCATTCAAAATGAAAGCCTTTCAAGAAAAATGATAATCTTgtgacttaccaaaaaaaaagagcatCCGTGAAAGTCTTCCAAAAATGCGACAGTATCACCTTGAAAAGTTTTTAGCATCCAACTACGACCAATAGACAATGGGTCTATTTAGCTTCCAAGCCCAGCGTAAATGCTAACAATCACCATGTTTATTCACTGAGAGGGACTTTGAATGTTATAAAATTGTAGCCGATTTACGTATAACAAAGTTGAAATAAAAATCACTCATCTCATGTTATCTAGATATTATCCATGTCCTAAATGGGATGCGAACTTGTGTCAAATCCGCTGGGCTCAGTGGCATCTATCAAATTTGACAATTTTTAGGCTGTCCTTGTCGTTGGCTTATCCCATGTGCATTTAAACAAATTTTGTTAATAGGGTTTCCTTCAATTAATTTGAAAGTGCGTTTTCCTTTTTCGTCGTATCTCCTTGACTGCGGTCACCACAACCATCGCAGTTGGCAGTCTTTGTCTTCTTCTACACTGGAGGTGTCGTGGAGGTGTCGCAAGCTCCGCCTCAATTGGGCATCATCAattctttattcaatcaaattatggTATCCTTGTATCCTTATCACCTTCCTCCCATAGATTCACaaaatatgaaatattttaaGGAGAACTATATAGGTTCCTCAAAGAAAATCTTCAgccaaaaccttccaagagagATTATACCTTACACAATGTGCACTATATGGCCATATATGTTGTTAATTACAATTGTTCATTCCTATACTTATAAATTAAGATGGATACTTGATGAATAGAATCTATAAAAATAAACAGCTGTGATTGATGGCATGCATGACGATATATTGTATGAATCCATCCGTCGGTCGTGGAATGGTAGCTTTATCCAGATTGATGGATAAAGATACTTGaaatactttgaaatatgtataGAATACGATCAATGATTAActtcgtaaaaaaaaaaaaatcaatcacccTTCCATCAAAGATACATCCTAAATTGCTGTCTACACTGAAGACAGGGTCTAACGATAAAATGAGATGTGCCCATGAAatctataaaattttttactttccgATCTCATGGCGTGTGTTCATGCTAGGGCCACGTGATCACCCATctctacccaaaaaaaagaaaaaaacacacCCTATGTTGCACCCCATTCGTGATGACGCGATCCGATTGTTAACGTCGCGAAGGAACCTCAgtctttttgtttgtttttttggcCAAAGGTACAACCTGTGCCACTCCGTCGACCCTCCAAATGGCGCAATCCAACCGTCCGCCCATACGTGATGAAGGGCAGGGGCTTCATTCGTTTTGAGCGCTGCCTTTGTGGAGGGCCCACCTTTCTAAAGGAATCTAGGTGTTAGTCTTGGTCCTTGGCTCGTGTGAACGCGTGTTTAGGGGTCCGGATCGTATTTTCCACGGTCACAGACACCGAAATGGAGACCACCAACGACGCGTTCAACAAATTTCCAATTCTGACTGGTAGCGACGGAAAACCGACTGGTTGGAACTTGCCCTAGTCCGGATACAAGTATTTTGATCCAATCGGCtaaccatttttttttctttttttttaatgagaaGGTAATTTATAACCACCCAGATtcttaaaagaaagaaaaaaatgtaCAAGATATATATCCGTATGAATGGGTCAAGGTAATTGTTGCTTGAACCTGCCTTTGAGCTAAAGCAGGTCAGTCATCAAGCAGTCAAAAAAACTAACAGATAGTTACCGTTACAGATTATAGAGTGATAAGAATCCATCCAATAGTTTGAGAAATTTGAGCTGACAATTAGATAGGGCTTCAGGTTCCAAGATTATTGCAGATTGCTATGGGTTTCAGAAACTAGGATCAAACCCGTGCATATATACACCAGGTGCACTCACCTAGCATAAATTATTGTATCAGAAAATGAAGCCAACTGAATCAAATTGACTAGTAGATATCAAAAGCAGCCTATTAAAAAGGAAATTAGTCACCCTCGGAAAGACCCGGTCGGATGACTTTGGGGTTGATCCGTTGACGACAATGTTAAGGGTTGTCGATTTCGAAGTTAGCTGGTCGCGAAGAATTAAGCCTATATTCTGTGGAAAATGGGACACTTCCAAAATCTTTTTGCATGCGTAATTTTCTATTCCACCAATATAGTTCGACTAATCAGCATAGAATAGATCAGGATGAAGCCAACCTTGAGAAATTGACACCAGAGAGATAAGCCGATAGGTGTTCTAGTTCACCCATCGTTTCTAGGCCAACCATATTGTGTTATCCCAGTTCACTCCCGACGGCCTTAGCTATGGCTCTATATATAGAGAggataattgattagattagttTCAGGCCCCTTAGACATCACCAAGCACCAAACAAAATATTCTGAGGCGTCTGGCCAACTGTTTAATATATGGGGAAGGTGGGAAACTAGTAGGAGAATCAGTTCTTAAAGAGCAACATAGGCTTGTGGAGGTTCTAGCTACACTACTTTGATGATTTGACTTAGAATTGTTGTTTTTTTCTCTCGCAGCAAAAGGTGGTGATAAGGCTTTCCATGGTAGATGCAAAGAAGCGCTCCAAGGCCCTCAAAATTGTGGTTGGATTGGATGGTAAATTTTCATACTAACATCTTAAAATGGAAATGACTCATTATTATATTCTAAAGAAAACTTCCATGAAATTCTGTTAGTGCATACTTTTATATACACCTTAATTTGATGTTGAAGTCAGTATCAATCATAGAGGTCCTTTGCTCCTCCCAGACCTCTGGTTATTGGTTCTAAAAATCTGCTTTATTTTTCCATAAAGCCTTTTTGAGCAAGAAAAATACTccatatcatgactattcaataaatttaatacacacacacacacacgtgcaAGCACAGACATAttcgtaaatatatatatatgaattctttttttccttttgccTTAATCATTTTATTTATTATCTATTCCTTTATTAAGGTTTATTAGCAAATTTTGATAGATCTTACTATAATTGTGATTTTATCTTTTAGGATGTATTTGGTTACAAGAAAATTAAagcaaaatttttaaagaaaaactagattatttttctcaaatttgTCAAATTTCTATCAAGAcagacaaaaaaataaaaaaaactaaattTTACCAAAATATTTGTATAATTTTCCTTGCAACCAAAGATGTCCTCGAGAAATATGATCATATGTACGATGCTGTTAGTGTTAGATATGGATGCCGCTAGTTTGCCTGAAGCTAATTTTCATACGACTGGGTAGTTGTTAGCCTTTTGTAGTTATGAAAGCATCTTATATCACCTACTCATGGAATTATTGTAGGTGTAACATCTGCAAGTGTAGATGGTAACGAGAAGGACCAAATTGTAGTCGTTGGTGATGGGATCGACTCATTCGCGCTGGTAAGAAAGCTAAGGAAGCGAATGAAATATGCAGAGTTGGTTAGCGTGGCACCGGAGGATGAGAAGAAAGAGGAAGCCAAGCCCAAGGATATTGAGCTCATAGGTTGGCCCCGCCCAAATATATATTACGACGTTCGTACTATAAATGATGACCCTTGGTGTTGCATCATGTAGAATTCTGGCCATCTTAATATGCTGCACGTTTGGGTGTTTAGATGGGATGGTTGATGAACAATTTGGTTAGTCGTGGAAGAAAATTTTCTTTCCTTTAGTTGATTTAGGTTGAAAGGAGGCCAAGCGCATGCGTTGG
Above is a genomic segment from Elaeis guineensis isolate ETL-2024a chromosome 1, EG11, whole genome shotgun sequence containing:
- the LOC105060501 gene encoding heavy metal-associated isoprenylated plant protein 16, which codes for MGKQKVVIRLSMVDAKKRSKALKIVVGLDGVTSASVDGNEKDQIVVVGDGIDSFALVRKLRKRMKYAELVSVAPEDEKKEEAKPKDIELIGWPRPNIYYDVRTINDDPWCCIM